The following is a genomic window from Triplophysa dalaica isolate WHDGS20190420 chromosome 22, ASM1584641v1, whole genome shotgun sequence.
tatacaactaaacggtgagtacatgatgacagaattttcatttttggtcgAAGAATCCCTTCAACCTAACACTTTTCTCTACTCATGACTTTCACTCATGATTACCAAGTATTTAAAAGTTAATCTAGACATGTCCTTAAAATGAACGTCACCCATGAACAAAAGGTTTACTCTTTAGTAAGTTCACCTCTTCCACACTTGGCAGAGGGACTCTCACGGCCAGACACCTGCTCCTGATAGGGCCGATCACTTTTGAGGTGGAGTTACAGCACAGGATCAGCCGGCACGTGAACATATATTTTTCCATTGTACGACGGAGGGCATGCTGCGCATCTTTAGTGAGTCGATCCACCTCCGTCAATAGCACCACTGTGATTATACCAGAAACGAACATCATGATATTACATCACTGAAGCCTATTCTATGCAACACTGACTGTGCCCATGATAAACATAATGAACGATCGTCATATTTGGTCAAGGTTCATCATCTGTAACAGATTCAAATTAATGATCTAATAACTTATTATGTTGCCCATGAAAGAACACAGCCAAACCTTTGAACTCCTTCTGAGTACTGGACTGAATCTGCTGAGACTGAGCGACAGTTTTTATCAACTCCTGAATTACCACGCGGTCACTGTTCCCGGCATCACTTGAGGGAAAAACAAACTAGATGTGAGGCTCTTAACATCATCAGGATCATGGCCCTACAGTTAATTTAATGCTTGCATTACCTTGGATTCACTTCTAAATGGTAGTTGCTGGCAATGGTGTTAATTTCAAGTTTCTTTTTTGAGGGAGTCTACACAGACAGAGACAAGAAAACAGAACAAAGCTCTGATCAGTAGTTGTATAagtatttcatgtttttgattgtttttcataTATAGCACTTACTGTGATTGTATGGTGCTCGATTCGGAGTTTCTCAACCCCTGGACCGTACAACTCTCTGAGCAAACACATGATCCGGGTTTTCTTTCCAGCTCCAGATGGTCCATAGACCAACAAATGTGGAAAATCGCCACATTGGACCTGCAAAATGAACAATGAGAGCTTTACTTACGCGTTATGTTATCGGTTTATAAACTATAACGTTACTAAAATATACGCCTTAGTAAACCAGGAATTAACGGACGTTTATATAGAGAATTTGCTCAACTTTGCACCTGAATGTGTAGTAATTAAAATTCTACggtagttatttattttactctgGTCTGGAATTCAgtattttgttttccatgttgtGTCGGTTGCAGTCTGACCTTACCAGATTTTTTATCTGAATGGCCTGCTCCTTGTGATAATCGAGTTTTGCCAAAGACGTCGGTCTGTATTTGTCGACCCATAAACTCATTTTGCACTCAGTGTGTTACgcttataaaaatgaaatccaATGTTATTGTGAATCGCCTGCTCCCGCGAAACATAAACCCGCGCAGCGCGCTGTCAGTAAACTATACTACAGGAAGCCCAGAGGGACATTCGCTGTTTAGGCGTTTTGTAAAACTCACTACTACCTTGTCATCTCGCGCAAGTTGAATTTACAAAATGAATACTGAAAATTTAGATTTAGACTATAGATAACACGCATTACATTAGATTTGAATGTATtcgtttatatttttttacattttatttaattcaggAGTTTACTGTGttgaatttattattattaaaataaaccaaattaattaattaaaacaatgaccagttaaaatgcaatgaataaatacaactttttgcttgaaatttaaaaatatattgtgtaaaccCATCGACAAATTTAGCCAGTAGATGGCGattcaaaatattgtatatttccCTAACCATGCTTATGACGACACTGAAGCTTGAAACTTAAGCATCTGTCAGTTGCATTACTCCGGATACACAGATTTTGTGATGACATTcagctgtaaaaatgtatttatgtttataacttattcttttttaataacttaatttaaaaagtgttgatatgttaatgtgttgtgtttaaattataccactagatggcagcattAGATATAAATTGATGCTTCAGCAGATTGTTGTAATGTAGCCTGTGCAGAGTGCACAGTGAGTGCACAATGCACACAACACAGCTGCAttgcaaataactgtttttTTAGTCAAAAATggcatgtttttgttgtgtctGAGTTTAATGGTGCACAGTGTTGTAGTCTGTGTAGACGAGAACAGAGACAATAGTCCAGACGACTGTAAGACTTGGTGAATGTTTTAGTTTAAATCATTGCTCAAGTATGAACAATTAGAACACTTATTAAGCATtactaataaaaacatttaaaagcataatatataaataaatccaaaCATAATTGAGATACTTAAAAAATAGACTGTATTTTGATTAGCTAAGCAATATGCTCGTAATCAGGAAGAATTAATAGCAATATTGTAGAACACAATTCTCATCACTGCAGTCAAGACAAGACTGTTTGCTTTACTCTTTGAAAGCATGGTGCACTGGTGATCAAAAATTCTCGAAATCATCATTGTGTTGTATAAAATAGCTCACACTGTCCTTTTTACAAAATTGGCTGCATAAACTGCATTTCCTGCTCTTAAAGATGCTAAGTTGTTAAATGTGGTTTCACCTAACAGTCATCTGCATTATAGTTAGCCCAATGTGTTTCTCCATCAAGATGTTATGTGAGTCGTCTCATGACCAGATTAAAATCAATACTCATACATCAAAAGACTATGCTGACTGCTCATTTTCATTGGAATGCTGTTAGAATGCACTATATTTTTCagacttacaaaatgttttgtgtaatatattaATTACTTTCTTCAGAATATTGCAAGTGCTTTGGAATATTGTAACATATGACAAATCTATCATAGTTTATGGTCTGAGAGTGCATTCCTCCTATTTGAGATTTTTGGCAAGATCAGGATCTGGGGTCATTTTTGcacatatgtttatttttgtgatacaTCAATCAATCATTTCCTAGCAGAAATTATGATGACACCACCTGAATAGAATTATTCTgatgacagaaagaaagagagcttTGATGAAGCAGATAGACAGAATgtcattgaaaaaaaacagagcgAATCAACTTTTTAAGTCCCTCCCCAGTGGTCAATATCAACACTAGAAACATGGTTTCTAAAACTTTCCACAAACAAATAGATGCTTCAGTAAATGTTTTCTACAGCATAAGTTTGTCCAGGGTGCTACTGCTTAGGCAATCTCTGCCGGCGGTCACATAAGGGCCTCTTTTGAGggacttaaaaaaaagtatccACAGTAATGGCAACAATTAGAAAAAAGAACCTTCATTTACTGCAAAGGCGGAAAACCCACTTCCTGTTCTCTGTTCGATTGGAACCCCAGATCTCCAGATTCCCAAACATAGCtccagcgtgtgtgtgtgtgtgagagagagagagagagaggctatTTTTACTCACTTGAGACAGGAGTAGCGTAGAGACATTTTCAAGTGATGGAATGTGTTCAGCTATGAATTGCTAAGTCACAGACAGATAGGCATattcacatatacacacactgcagcacagacatacacacacagtcctTTCAGCAGTCATTAAATGTTGATGCTGCTGTATAGTCCACTGACTCATAGAGGACGATCTCCTTACAGTTGGATAGGTTTCATTAAAGAATGACATACAGCAACTGATTTTAAATTGACCttcactaaaataaaacaattggtGCTCTTATATCCAGACCAACTTCTTAAACAATTATGATTGACAATTTTTTGTTAGTGCTACGTTAGAACCATGGTATCCATTGAAATAATGCCGTGATATTGTGGACCACATTTGGTTTCTATAGGTTGAAACCCCTAGTGAGATAAGCAACGTATAAACATAATTACGGACAACAGCTCAGCATACTgaaccagccaatcagaatagaAATAATGGAATGCATTGCGTGTGGGTAGACAACTCCACCCAATTAATCGAGGACCGCATTAATTAAAGATAATTGTTTTGGAGAAAACCTGCGGTTACTTTTCCATGATAAAATCCTCCTATTTGTAATTGGTTGGCAGAATGTGCCATGTGGCCCCCAGCTGAAAACTGGTACATTCACACAGATGTCCTGTGCATTAAGCTTTTTGAGTTATTGTTACTGgccagttttatatttttatgtttcttgtGTCATATAATGATTTGTAACACACattattgtcattgtttttctcattttaagcATACTTTATTGGGATGATTGTTAGGAGGGGCGTATAATGATGTGTACATGTGTTTTGGCGTTACTGCAACGGTGCCCTCGCGACCCAAGAGTGGTATTACGATGTGCTGGCTGGGTCCGGTCCAAGCCGGACATTCCTTCCGAGTCAAGTGGGAACTTTGGAGACAGACAAGCATTGTGTGATGGATGACGGGTTTTGAGAGGAAGGACAAGCGGGACTTAAGGGCCGCTAAGAGGggaaacatgtttttaacacTGTCCCGTCCCAACTTTACCCAACACACCAATGCTGGACAAAGAGCTGctttatatgcttttgtcaatTAGCATTTATGATGAAAATATTCCTTTTGATGAGGATGTCTCTTAGTTTGGGGCAGGAGATTTACATTGCTGTTTCACTGGCTTGGAAGAAAATACACTTGACACTTGACAGATCATCCTGAAGTATACGCTCATGTCTTTGATTCTTTGCCAAGATCTTTTTCAACATCTGTGTAGAGCCACAGAGAAACCTTCAGTCTGCCTGTATGTGTTTGAGTCTTGTCCAACGCAGCCCAGATAATTCATCTTTTAACTCATGGTCCAGAGTGCATAGAATTCACATGGACAAGTCTGACGTTTAGGTAGGAATTGAGTAATGGTAGTACAACGTGTTGGAGAAACAGCAGGGTATGATGGGATAGCATTTTTTCCTGTATTTTAGTCATCTGAATATGTATAAAGCtaaagaaaacaacttttttactatttttttaaatgaatgaaatgaatttaaaataatttctttgtctttttttagcAGAAGTAGTAGAAGTATAACACTCTTTAAACATATTACATTATAATTCAGTAATAAATTAGgtcaaaaatactttttaatatgtttttattgcttacattttaaactatataaatgtatataaagtttagttttaaaaagcCACATGTACTATTGAATAAAAggaataatacaatattttcttataaaaataCTGAACAAAACTGTTTTTGAAGAATTAATAATCTAAATCAACagttatgaatattaaataatgtttttgttagtcttgaataatttaataattcattataaaattattataaaatgaataatagtAAATGAGATATATTTTGGagctttaaataatattataatttataataataagtaatattATTACAAGTAATATTACAATAAACGTAATTTATAGTTGGagcttttaataataattgtaaacaaatatttaataatatttaatcatttattatttggagattttaataatacaattaattatgattatttaaatagatattttttaGGTTTGGTGTGCTGACCTTATACTTTattgttctgctgaaaaggTTTTAAGGTTGTGCACACAAACGGCTCCAGACAGCTCCAGACTTAAGGGTCTTaattaatgaaattaaagtgGCTTCTGTTGACACACTAATGGAATGAGGTGTATTTACAGAGCAAGCAAACTGGCCCCGGctcaaacacattcatttaatcttcCAGTGCTTCTggtgacagaaaaacacactcTGGAATTCACATATGGGTCACCTGTGTGTTGTGTtagcttttgtgtgtttaaagggTTCTTCATTGAAagtaattaaacatttatttaatacacacTGTATTAACACACACTGCAATGTAGAATGTACAATGTCATTTTACATGTAAACTGAcagattatttgtttattcaagaGTGTATGCAGTacaattgttgttttgttttaataggCCAGTCACCTTGGTTTGTAATGTGTAATGAGTTCAAAGACCTTGAGACCTTCAGAGAAAAAAACAGCCCCATCACTGTTACATTTGATCATGTTGACATCTTGAACGTCCTTGAATGACTCTTTCTCATGTTAGTCTCTGTGTTTGACTTTCATTAGGTGCTGTTAGATAAGATTTACACTGCGTGTGTGAGTGGGTTAAGCCAAAATGTGAAAGTCCTACTGCAACCCAGTCTCAGGTTTAGCTAATTGATCTCTACACGGAATAACTCTTAATAAACATACTGAGTTATGTCTACATGAGACCAAAAAATATAGAAAGATTCAAATGATGGTTAGAGTTTTAGATTTACACCAAAGAGAAAACTAAAGAAACTGTAGAAATCAATACAGTCCCCCGACCtgctcgaaacacaaacaaatgtggCAGTGAACAGGGAAGCTGTTTTTCTCTACAATCTGAAGGTCTCAAGGTCTTTTACAtgtaacatactgtataacatATAACGAAATTGACTGTCATGTCTTGTTTGCAACATACTGACcttcaataaaacaatgcatctGTTACTTTGAGCATAAAGTTacattgtgtgcgtgtgtaagcATGCACATCTTCAATGTTTGCCTTGACAAAAGAATTTCTGTCACTGATGAATGTATTGGAGTGTGTCTAAATTCCTTTGACTACTTCCCCCTGCAATTCCCGCATTCACTTTCTCAATGGACATGAGGTGCCCACATTGTGCACCATATTGGTCTATTTCAACTTTTGCTGTCTAAAAGTGCGATGCAGAAACAAATCCACCTAgtggaaaaaacaacaactttcaTCTGCCTGGTGTCAGTCCTTAACAACACGCAATAAAAATGGCTTAGTGAACTTAATttgagtaaatacattttatatacagtgtgttacagtacagtataaaaatcacatAGGTCAACGTAATTCTTATGATGACTGAGGCCAAGCAGAACTtaacactgtaaacattttctcTCTCATCCTGTCCTCTCTTACCCTTGACTCTGTATCAGGTGGAATCGGGTGTATGAAGTGAAGAATTTAGATGTTGAGATTGTGTGTGAAAAAAAGCTTGAACCTTTTGATTCAATACATTGATTTCTTTATCTTTTTGAAATGTTATACTTTTAAACACTGTCAAAATAGTtcacttttttcatttattattatggcGAAGAATAGAGTAGAAAGATATAATGTTCACTGAAACTATTAGGATTACCATTTGAGCAATTGAGAATCCAAACCTGTTTGGGTCATTTACAGGCCGTGTTGAGAAAAATCTGTTAATTCCCGGCTCTTTGTGGGGTTGTGTGTGAAACGTGGGCTGGCGGTACAGCTGCATCAGGGGACATCCATTGCCTGGAACTAAAGGGATTTTGAGTCAAGCAGAGGTCACTGAATACGACTGCGGTTTTAAGTCTTAATCCAAGTTTACAGGCGCACTCACAAACAAACAGCTAACATGTGTTGAGTCAGATGCTTGTGTCACAAAACAGTTAGATAGTACCGGTCAAACATTTTATGACTCACTTATgcatgttttttcttattttatcaaAAGTTGAAATAACACAAAGGGAACTACTAgagaattatgttgtgacaaaataaataaataaaatatacatacgGATCCATACCTTTAGGACATAATGAGAAACAGTGTTCTAAAACCTTTGTCTTTCTAAAGTTTAGTCAAATGTCATACATAACTGTGCTTTCAGAACGTAAGCAGAGTTGTATAAAACTTATTAGTACTTTTATTGAATGGGATGTTATCTTTCCCAAGGGAAATTCCACAGAAATTGGATCCTGATAATCTAGGCTATCTTCAAGGCTATCTAACCCTACAGTAAACgtgtattatttataataagcACTTGACtccatgtatacatattttttaaagggCTAATGTTCGTATCAAAAAGCAAATATTACAACCATCATGTTTATTTACCAGCACAAGTATTTGTCTTTTacatatttgtgtgcatgtccTTGTATCAGATTGTCTGTGTTTTTGCATATCTCTGTACTTATACGCCGGAGTTTAAGGTCATGGGACCATACCAGGTTTCTCAGAGCGAGTTTATTTTTCCTCGGCTGCCACTGATAAAATGCAGCTGTCCAAATGTGTCTTCGAGTGGTGAGTACGCCGTATACATCCACCCTCACATGCATCTGCAGGCCAACAGATAACCACCGTCCTCCACAAATCACAGGTCGAAAAACAGCCGGTATGAGAAATTTTGACCAGGTCACGATGAGCTCCCGGTCCTGGACAAGAATGCTTACACGGCTTTATTGTTCCCCTTGGGTTACATAAACATTGGAGAAATTCGATTATTCTGTTGGATGGAAATCTGCATGTTAAGCTTGCGCTGTCCTTAGATCTCTCTTTATGGAGGTTTTCTAAGATCAGAGACCTACATTATACAAGTACATTCAATACATTGGTACAGTCCCGATGGGCTTGTGTGCATGCATTATTGTGGTGGTAACAGATTTCAGGACTCATGGGGGTGATAGAGCCTTTAAATGTCTGTCATTAAagtaaatgcttttaaattaaGTCAGCTTCCAATATATGCGTGCGGATGCGAGAGAGCGGAAACGTAACCACATATGCAGAAGTTTCACTTTTCGCTGAAGCTCTAGAGAGCTGTTAACACTTTGATTAATTATAATGAATGTGACCAGATTAAATTTAGCCTATATCTACTTTGGCCTGTGCTTGCTTCTCTTTTATTGTGAAAGGTCAAggtctaatgttttttttgcaatctAATGCAGGGCAAACTGGTGTTCTTCCATGACCTGAAAGTAAAATCTGACCGATTTAAATGACCCCTCCAGGCCCCTTGTGGCAAATCTAAGTACACCACATACTTGTCGCTTTACAAATTCGGGACATTT
Proteins encoded in this region:
- the rfc3 gene encoding replication factor C subunit 3, with the translated sequence MSLWVDKYRPTSLAKLDYHKEQAIQIKNLVQCGDFPHLLVYGPSGAGKKTRIMCLLRELYGPGVEKLRIEHHTITTPSKKKLEINTIASNYHLEVNPSDAGNSDRVVIQELIKTVAQSQQIQSSTQKEFKVVLLTEVDRLTKDAQHALRRTMEKYMFTCRLILCCNSTSKVIGPIRSRCLAVRVPLPSVEEVCSVLSNVCKKEGLLLPPELAKQIAEKSGRNLRKAMLMCEACRVQQYPFSPDQDIPVTDWEVYLRETANAIVSQQSPQRLLEVRARLYELLTHCIPPDIIMRGLVTELLSNCDGHLKAEVAQMAAYYEHRLQLGNKAIYHLEAFVAKFMAIYKKFMEDGLDNLMF